In Papio anubis isolate 15944 chromosome 20, Panubis1.0, whole genome shotgun sequence, a single window of DNA contains:
- the ZNF285 gene encoding zinc finger protein 285 isoform X3 has translation MIKFQERVTFKDVAVVFTKEELALLDKAQINLYQDVMLENFRNLISVGDGIKNNILNLQEKGLSYLSQEVLRCWQIWKQRIRDLTVSQDYVMNLQEECSPHLEDVSLCEEWAGVSLQISKNENYVVNAIIKNQDITAWQGLTQVLTPESWRKANIMTEPQNSQGRYKGIYMEEKLYRRTRHDGSLNWTARDHHESQECKGEDPGRHPDCGKNLGMKSTVEQHNAARVVPQPFTCNNCGVAFADDTDPRVHHSAHLGEKSYKCDQYGKNFIQSQDLIVHCKTHSSETPYEFHEWPMGCKQSSHLPRYQKVPPGDKPYKCKECGKGFRRNSSLHNHHRVHTGDMPYKCDVCGKGFGFRSLLCIHQGVHTGKKPYKCDECGKGFDQSSNLLVHQRVHTGEKPYKCSECGKCFSSSSVLQVHWRFHTGEKPYRCGECGKGFSQSTHLHIHQRVHTGEKPYKCNVCGKDFAYSSVLHTHQRVHTGEKPYKCEVCGKCFSYSSYFHLHQRDHNREKPYKCDECGKGFSRNSDLHVHLRVHTGERPYKCKACGKGFSRNSYLLAHQRVHIDETQYTHCEHGKDLLTHQRLCEQRETL, from the coding sequence GAGATGGGATTAAAAACAACATTTTGAATCTTCAGGAAAAGGGGTTAAGTTACCTTTCGCAAGAAGTGCTTCGTTGCTGGCAGATTTGGAAACAAAGGATCCGGGATTTAACTGTGAGTCAGGATTATGTCATGAACCTTCAAGAAGAGTGTTCCCCACATTTAGAAGATGTTTCCCTCTGTGAAGAGTGGGCAGGCGTGTCTCTTcagatttctaaaaatgaaaactatgtaGTAAATGCCATTATCAAAAATCAAGATATCACAGCATGGCAAGGCCTGACACAGGTTCTTACCCCAGAATCGTGGAGGAAAGCCAACATAATGACCGAGCCCCAGAACTCTCAGGGAAGATATAAGGGAATTTACATGGAAGAGAAATTGTATAGACGTACTCGGCATGATGGCAGCCTCAATTGGACCGCACGTGATCATCATGAGTCCCAAGAATGTAAAGGAGAGGACCCTGGTAGACACCCCGACTGTGGGAAAAACTTGGGTATGAAATCAACAGTTGAACAACATAATGCGGCCCGTGTAGTACCACAGCCTTTCACATGTAATAACTGTGGGGTGGCCTTTGCAGATGATACAGATCCTCGTGTCCATCACAGCGCTCACCTAGGAGAAAAATCTTATAAATGTGACCAGTATGGAAAGAACTTTATTCAGAGCCAAGATCTTATTGTTCATTGTAAAACCCACTCAAGCGAGACTCCCTATGAGTTCCACGAATGGCCTATGGGCTGCAAACAGAGCTCACACCTTCCCAGATATCAGAAAGTCCCCCCGGGAGACaaaccctacaaatgtaaagaatgtggcaagGGCTTCAGGCGCAACTCCTCCCTTCACAACCATCATCGAGTCCACACAGGAGACATGCCCTACAAATGCGACGTATGTGGGAAAGGGTTTGGATTTAGGTCACTTCTTTGTATTCATCAGGGAGTACACACAGGGAAAAAGCCCTATAAATGTGATGAGTGTGGGAAGGGCTTTGATCAGAGCTCCAACCTTCTTGTCCATCAGCGagtccacactggagagaagccctacAAATGCAGTGAGTGTGGCAAGTGCTTTAGTTCAAGCTCCGTTCTTCAAGTCCACTGGAGGTTTCACACAGGGGAGAAACCTTATAGGTGTGGTGAGTGTGGAAAGGGCTTCAGCCAAAGTACACACCTTCACATTCACCAGAGAGTCCACACAGGGgagaaaccatacaaatgcaATGTGTGTGGAAAGGATTTTGCATATAGCTCTGTTCTTCACACTCATcagagagttcacactggagaaaaaccataTAAATGCGAAGTGTGTGGAAAGTGCTTTAGTTACAGCTCATATTTTCACTTACATCAAAGAGATCACAACAGAGAGAAACCATATAAATGTGATGAGTGTGGTAAAGGCTTCAGTCGGAATTCAGATCTTCATGTTCATCTCAGAGTCCACACAGGAGAGAGGCCCTATAAGTGTAAGGCATGTGGTAAGGGCTTCAGTCGTAATTCATACCTCCTTGCCCATCAGAGAGTGCATATAGATGAGACACAGTACACACATTGTGAGCATGGCAAGGACCTTCTGACTCATCAAAGACTATGTGAGCAGAGAGAAACATTATAA